In Rutidosis leptorrhynchoides isolate AG116_Rl617_1_P2 chromosome 2, CSIRO_AGI_Rlap_v1, whole genome shotgun sequence, one genomic interval encodes:
- the LOC139888566 gene encoding uncharacterized protein: MEWDFQNLKLVGTNLASYNRRFFELAVMCPNMVTPECRKITLGRAFNINSSEARDDPKLVTGTFLLDNHHVYVLFDYGADKSFVSREFFHNLKNPLSLLENLYSIELVNGNLMRADKVYRDCTLILAGTSFRIDVIPIKLRSFNLVVGMDWLADIVCHQKAIRIPVTEDEPLMVYGE; the protein is encoded by the exons ATGGAGTGGGACTTCCAGAACTTGAAACTAGTGGGTACTAATTTAGCCAGCTATAATAGGAGATTCTTCGAGCTTGCTGTTATGTGTCCGAACATGGTTACTCCTGAATGCCGCAAGATCACTCT aggaagagctttcaacattaactccagTGAGGCTCGTGATGATcccaagctagtcacgggtacgtttctactCGATAATCATCATGTATATGTACTTTTTGATTATGGAGCTGATAAAAGCTTTGTGTCTAGAGAATTTTTCCATAATCTTAAGAATCCTTTATCGTTGTTAGAAAACTTATACTCTATTGAATTAGTgaatggtaatctaatgagagCTGATAAGGTCTATCGTGATTGTACTTTAATTTTGGCTGGAACGTCTTTTAGaatagatgtgataccgattaagctGAGAAGTTTCAACctcgtggttggaatggactggttagccgaCATCGTTTGCCACCAGAAAGCGATTCGCATACCTGTTACTGAAGATGAACCTTTGATGGTGTATGGAGAGTGA
- the LOC139888565 gene encoding uncharacterized protein gives MAREWFTSLPPRSITSFLDLRENFVMQYQSLRSYIPESQLVSGFIFCLDQRCFARMVQVLCYDVPKTLHHALVIAQKHLRAGEMGYSRVDNYQRNFRQQEASTQLEGNNHPNDNNHQRKPLDRHPLIIASTKTPKEILFTEWVKETFHPPPLMKERQGPQSDKWCDFHETYGHDTDNCKSLMREIIAKIKAGELNHLLPGKKYRRNDPNKRFVWQGKVHHGGRRD, from the exons ATGGCGAGAGAGTGGTTTactagtttgccaccaaggagtattactaGTTTCCTTGATTTAAGGGAAAACTTTGTGATGCAATATCAAAGCTTGAGAAGCT ACATACCAGAATCTCAGCTTGTTTCAGGGTTTATATTTTGTCTTGATCAGCGATGTTTTGCACGAATGGTTCAAGTTTTGTGTTATGATgtaccaaaaacattgcatcatgcATTGGTTATTGCTCAGAAACACTTAAGAGCAGGAGAAATGGGATATTCAAGAGTAGATAATTATCAAAGAAACTTTAGGCAGCAAG AAGCATCAACACAGTTGGAGGGGAATAATCATCCAAATGACAACAATCACCAGCGAAAGCCATTAGACAGACATCCACTTATCATTGCTTCaactaaaactccaaaagagatcTTGTTCACAGAATGGGTTAAGGAAACATTTCACCCTCCACCACTAATGAAAGAGCGTCAGGGACCACAGAGTGACAAGTGGTGTGATTTCCACGAAACATATGGACACGATACTGATAACTGTAAGTCGTTGATGAGGGAAATCATCGCAAAGATTAAAGCTGGGGAGTTAAACCATCTTTTACCAGGGAAAAAGTACAGGAGAAATGATCCAAACAAACGTTTTGTTTGGCAAGGAAAAGTACATCACGGGGGACGGCGTGATTAG